In Fluviispira sanaruensis, a genomic segment contains:
- a CDS encoding ExbD/TolR family protein — MAGGSNLGGDDEPIVDINITPFVDVVLVLLIIFMVTAHFIVNKGMKLQLPKAATAEKLQNQKNFNIMINKSGEFMLDGKSASLDFLKSSARSAISSNLKVVAMISADKDVVYNSVVLIMDALRSEGVSDFALQLDPAPQKK; from the coding sequence ATGGCAGGTGGAAGCAATTTGGGTGGTGATGATGAACCCATTGTTGATATTAATATCACACCTTTCGTAGATGTGGTGTTAGTTTTATTAATTATTTTTATGGTTACTGCTCATTTTATTGTTAATAAAGGTATGAAATTACAGCTCCCGAAGGCAGCAACCGCAGAGAAACTGCAAAATCAAAAAAATTTTAATATTATGATCAATAAAAGTGGGGAGTTTATGCTCGATGGGAAGTCTGCAAGTCTCGACTTTTTAAAAAGTTCTGCTCGCAGTGCAATCTCATCAAACTTAAAAGTTGTGGCCATGATTAGCGCTGATAAAGATGTGGTTTATAATTCCGTTGTTCTCATAATGGATGCACTCCGCTCAGAAGGCGTTTCAGATTTTGCCCTACAACTTGATCCGGCTCCGCAAAAAAAATAA
- a CDS encoding DMT family transporter, which yields MERENKRNYLIGTVEIALANSFVGLNIGINKYLVEKASVLQLLELRYLFGTLILAFFSLFLKKKFTFYLTEERFDARNWLLYLLMALSGGVLFNLIYMSGIDRTTATSVGVISSAIPTLIAIFSFFILRQSLKQIHFICVLLVVIGVIVLNLSANQLNSSYNYKSSYDVFIGNCIVFLAMIPEALFTILAKLIKVKVCPVVSGLIINFINMLVCLPFLFFTEAKITFFALDASIWIFSFFIGLFNGALFYTFYNRGIAKIDSQTAAIMTGMVPISSALFGIIFLREPFYFNTVIGIVCVLTSIYIGVRFGESSKVILTRRVRQSLK from the coding sequence ATGGAAAGAGAGAATAAAAGAAATTATCTTATAGGCACAGTGGAAATTGCCTTAGCCAATTCATTCGTGGGCTTGAACATTGGTATTAATAAATATTTAGTGGAAAAGGCTTCAGTTTTACAATTGCTTGAACTGCGCTATTTATTTGGAACGCTTATCTTAGCATTTTTTTCTCTTTTTCTAAAAAAGAAATTTACCTTTTATTTGACTGAAGAGAGATTTGACGCTCGTAACTGGTTACTTTATTTGCTTATGGCTTTGAGCGGTGGAGTTCTTTTTAATCTTATTTATATGTCCGGGATCGATCGGACAACAGCGACGTCTGTCGGGGTTATTAGCAGCGCTATTCCTACTCTCATTGCAATTTTTTCTTTTTTTATCTTGCGACAGTCCCTTAAGCAAATTCATTTTATCTGTGTTTTGTTGGTTGTGATCGGTGTCATAGTACTAAATTTATCTGCTAATCAATTAAATAGCAGTTATAATTACAAAAGTTCTTATGACGTATTTATTGGCAACTGTATCGTGTTTTTAGCTATGATTCCCGAAGCGCTGTTCACTATTTTAGCAAAGTTAATTAAAGTAAAAGTCTGTCCTGTCGTTTCTGGTCTCATAATTAATTTTATCAATATGCTCGTTTGTCTTCCATTTTTGTTTTTTACGGAAGCAAAAATTACTTTTTTTGCCCTCGACGCGTCTATTTGGATTTTCAGTTTTTTTATTGGTTTGTTCAATGGCGCACTTTTTTATACATTTTATAATAGAGGAATTGCAAAAATTGATTCGCAAACGGCAGCTATTATGACTGGCATGGTGCCTATCAGTTCAGCTTTATTTGGAATTATTTTCTTACGCGAGCCTTTTTACTTTAATACTGTAATTGGAATTGTCTGTGTTTTGACTTCCATTTATATAGGTGTGCGGTTTGGTGAGAGTTCGAAAGTTATACTTACACGTCGAGTAAGACAATCGTTGAAGTGA
- a CDS encoding ABC transporter permease, producing MNLITRLAFNFICKKNSKKLSFTSLVSILGITFGVAAFLVVITVLNSFQAEIKNIISMVNPNLIVFSQYGIQDVKTTEKELKKLIKVPIEGMSPFIYQESVMGLGRQTSSVYIKAIKGTESASIKELNQFIYPRNALDSLNTASKLIDNYRNTLDPGNTPSLLPHVILGKELAEELDAKVGSTVTLMTFGAGKSALGVRYNKLYVTGIAATGLSEYDRKNVFMNFQDGVNLFGNDGWASGVEIKLKDPALALQVSKDLQGKTPYNVVAWQEIDTGLFEQIERDGTSIKLIVLIISFVAGFNIIVALSLTVIDRSKQISLLRALGAKKTLIISTFVYSGLFLGILGSTLGVVSGLILLKVFSGISLGDFQKFYYLEKIPVQIDSQLIVFAFITSILLSFFGALYPAWKASKVSPMHGLKQGN from the coding sequence GTGAACTTAATTACAAGATTAGCTTTTAATTTTATTTGTAAAAAAAATTCAAAAAAGTTGAGTTTTACTTCCCTAGTCTCTATTTTAGGAATAACTTTTGGGGTAGCGGCTTTTTTGGTAGTTATTACTGTGTTAAATAGCTTTCAAGCAGAAATTAAAAATATAATTTCTATGGTCAATCCAAATCTTATTGTATTTTCTCAATACGGTATTCAAGACGTAAAAACGACAGAAAAAGAATTAAAAAAACTCATTAAAGTTCCAATAGAAGGTATGAGTCCGTTTATTTATCAAGAATCTGTTATGGGTTTGGGACGACAAACCTCCTCGGTATATATTAAAGCAATTAAAGGAACAGAATCTGCTTCAATAAAAGAATTAAATCAATTTATTTATCCAAGAAACGCTTTAGATTCTTTAAATACAGCAAGTAAATTGATTGATAACTACCGTAATACACTTGATCCAGGTAACACTCCCTCTTTATTGCCACATGTTATTTTAGGCAAAGAACTGGCAGAAGAACTCGATGCCAAAGTCGGTAGCACTGTTACTTTGATGACTTTTGGTGCGGGAAAAAGTGCATTGGGCGTTCGTTATAATAAACTATATGTTACAGGTATTGCTGCAACGGGTCTATCAGAATATGACCGAAAAAATGTTTTTATGAATTTTCAGGATGGTGTGAATTTATTTGGCAATGATGGCTGGGCCAGTGGAGTTGAAATCAAATTAAAAGATCCCGCACTTGCTTTGCAGGTATCAAAAGATTTACAAGGCAAAACTCCTTATAATGTTGTCGCATGGCAAGAAATAGATACAGGACTTTTTGAACAGATTGAACGTGATGGCACATCAATTAAATTAATCGTGCTTATTATCTCTTTTGTTGCGGGATTTAATATTATTGTTGCATTGAGTTTAACCGTAATCGATCGATCAAAACAAATATCCTTATTAAGAGCTCTTGGTGCTAAGAAAACTTTAATAATAAGTACTTTCGTTTATTCTGGGCTTTTTCTCGGAATTTTAGGATCAACTTTAGGAGTGGTTTCTGGACTGATCTTATTAAAAGTATTTTCAGGAATATCTCTTGGAGATTTTCAAAAATTTTACTATTTGGAAAAAATCCCTGTGCAAATCGACTCGCAGCTCATTGTATTTGCATTTATTACATCTATATTGTTATCATTTTTTGGTGCGCTTTACCCTGCATGGAAAGCATCTAAAGTTTCCCCCATGCATGGCTTAAAGCAAGGAAATTAG
- a CDS encoding glutamate-cysteine ligase family protein, with amino-acid sequence MSLQNSADIENMCSRVWIKPIKGNRAGIEKMGLEMEMHAFDSKTLAPIGTENSKLNIQTLLKRIGEIAPDAKLKYDEATGLITTVFLKSGGNFSAEPGGQVEYSSDPYEKLSDLSENVADSLKLLEKASAGELFFLSHGTNPIAADDQPLLLPKERYKIMTRYFNSAPYLRGIDMMRHSATVQANVDIFGDENWEDAVNLTLVLIPLTSKLFANSKYFKNKKSQFYSERQEIWANMDPSRSGIPANLPFAENIECEYAIWGKKAFVFFVDGLPIEEQPLYGELTFEHWLKNGYKGTKPTVESWETHLGTLFPHLRLRDFLEIRHIDAQPFEHTLAPIAFFSAVLKSRKVRSQVWEIIKSENIDLKNLFHSQEDYSKVHFPLLDFASSVLEDLKEKEGVQSLKAYKKFVEQKNDYWQAENALNFVKKNNTLFPSEEFLKHLK; translated from the coding sequence ATGTCATTGCAAAACTCAGCTGATATTGAAAATATGTGTTCTCGAGTCTGGATTAAGCCAATCAAAGGCAACCGAGCTGGAATCGAAAAAATGGGTCTTGAAATGGAAATGCACGCATTCGATTCTAAGACTCTCGCTCCTATTGGCACTGAAAATTCAAAATTAAATATTCAAACTCTTTTAAAAAGAATTGGCGAAATTGCACCCGATGCTAAGTTAAAATATGATGAGGCCACAGGTCTTATCACCACTGTATTTTTAAAATCAGGAGGTAATTTTAGTGCAGAGCCGGGTGGACAGGTCGAATATTCCTCTGACCCCTATGAAAAATTATCGGATCTGAGTGAAAATGTTGCAGACAGTTTAAAATTACTTGAAAAAGCATCTGCAGGTGAATTATTTTTCTTATCGCATGGAACAAATCCCATAGCAGCAGACGATCAACCTCTTCTGTTACCTAAAGAACGTTACAAGATTATGACTCGTTATTTTAACTCCGCCCCCTATCTTCGTGGCATTGACATGATGCGGCACAGTGCAACCGTACAAGCAAATGTGGATATATTCGGTGATGAAAATTGGGAAGATGCAGTTAATTTAACTTTAGTTCTTATCCCTTTAACATCAAAATTATTTGCAAATTCCAAATATTTTAAAAATAAAAAAAGCCAATTTTATTCTGAACGCCAAGAAATTTGGGCGAACATGGATCCAAGTCGCTCTGGTATTCCTGCCAATTTACCGTTTGCTGAAAATATTGAATGCGAATATGCCATTTGGGGCAAAAAAGCTTTCGTCTTTTTTGTTGATGGATTGCCTATAGAGGAACAGCCTTTATACGGTGAATTAACTTTCGAGCATTGGTTAAAAAATGGTTATAAAGGAACAAAACCAACTGTGGAAAGTTGGGAAACCCATTTAGGCACTTTATTTCCACATCTTCGCCTCAGAGATTTTTTGGAAATCAGACATATCGATGCCCAGCCATTTGAGCATACGTTGGCCCCCATCGCGTTTTTCTCAGCAGTTCTGAAGAGCAGAAAAGTTCGCAGTCAAGTTTGGGAAATAATTAAATCAGAAAATATAGATTTAAAAAATTTATTTCATTCGCAGGAAGATTATTCAAAAGTTCATTTCCCTTTACTCGATTTTGCAAGTTCTGTGCTTGAAGATCTTAAAGAAAAAGAAGGGGTGCAGTCTCTTAAGGCCTATAAAAAATTTGTGGAACAAAAAAATGATTATTGGCAGGCGGAGAATGCGCTTAATTTTGTCAAAAAGAATAACACTCTTTTTCCTTCAGAAGAATTTCTCAAGCATTTAAAATAA
- a CDS encoding S41 family peptidase: MKKLILCSSLILLSACGKRNIELDVKGVIPDQEHTKVINTVAYMFDNYFVHDKGVDGSAEVRKINNTFAKELFYNKIEEVFFRQKDFHTQFIKPTKCFSVGVHIKNLSFDIADENGRKKIVVSSLNSSKDSHNIINSNNFSAYYDALAQLQVGDVITEINDVNVLQALKNIEPISFGANKDAKQLSAVNYLLYRDGAIHSFPNEVEYILTIEREQKKITIPTIVFSKVGCENDKQGNSLFSDNSEEERPKKPSLDFLKNAYHPMAEIENEEDKKYEFKVEENFTYLKIPTFSLKSNKDYKKQVDTILFDIDTKLSNPKIDTIVIDVRNNGGGFAGYSDNLAKLFYDKKSKYPFYPMEFRLKNTKGNKELVNKFLAYGMNEFRNIESEYKLWQKDLEEATQKGKTYTEPRAITQDFELIETYSSNFTKANGKNIIVLTNAKCYSACDLFVAIMKDQNLATKIVGETKLTGGGGANVLRWKDLVERNFVDKLPDNTDLSFAWRDMHSRVKNGTAHRKIEGKGTQVDCVIPKTIADIKEKTESLNSNYIQKVISAVLEDRCK, from the coding sequence ATGAAAAAGTTAATTTTATGCTCCTCACTTATTCTGCTTTCAGCCTGTGGGAAAAGAAATATTGAGTTAGATGTTAAAGGTGTAATACCAGATCAAGAGCATACGAAAGTTATAAATACTGTTGCTTATATGTTTGATAATTATTTTGTGCATGACAAAGGGGTCGATGGCTCTGCAGAAGTTAGAAAGATAAATAACACTTTTGCAAAAGAATTGTTTTACAATAAAATTGAAGAAGTTTTTTTTAGACAAAAAGATTTTCACACCCAGTTTATTAAGCCAACTAAATGCTTCTCTGTAGGTGTGCACATAAAAAATTTATCATTTGATATTGCAGACGAAAATGGTCGTAAGAAAATCGTAGTTTCTTCACTCAATTCTTCAAAAGATTCACATAATATAATCAATAGCAATAATTTTTCTGCCTATTATGATGCTTTAGCGCAACTGCAAGTTGGCGATGTCATAACAGAAATTAATGATGTCAATGTTCTGCAAGCCTTAAAAAATATTGAGCCCATTTCATTTGGCGCAAATAAAGACGCAAAACAATTAAGTGCTGTAAATTATTTATTATATAGAGATGGTGCTATACATTCATTTCCAAATGAAGTTGAATATATCTTAACTATTGAAAGAGAGCAAAAGAAAATAACAATTCCAACAATCGTATTTTCAAAAGTTGGCTGTGAAAATGATAAACAAGGTAATTCATTATTTTCAGATAATAGTGAAGAAGAAAGACCCAAGAAACCTTCGCTTGATTTTTTAAAAAATGCCTACCATCCTATGGCAGAAATAGAAAATGAGGAGGACAAAAAGTATGAATTTAAGGTAGAAGAAAATTTTACTTATCTCAAAATTCCAACTTTTTCATTAAAATCAAATAAAGATTATAAGAAACAAGTAGACACAATACTGTTTGATATAGATACAAAATTAAGCAATCCAAAAATAGATACGATTGTGATCGATGTGAGAAATAACGGAGGAGGATTTGCTGGTTATTCTGATAATCTGGCTAAGTTATTTTATGATAAAAAATCAAAATATCCTTTTTATCCAATGGAGTTTCGTTTAAAAAATACCAAAGGTAACAAAGAGCTGGTCAATAAATTCTTAGCTTATGGCATGAATGAATTTAGGAATATCGAGAGTGAATATAAACTTTGGCAGAAAGATTTAGAGGAAGCGACTCAAAAAGGAAAAACATATACCGAACCAAGAGCTATTACGCAAGATTTCGAATTAATCGAAACATACTCAAGTAACTTCACCAAAGCAAATGGCAAAAATATAATCGTGCTAACAAATGCAAAATGTTATTCCGCCTGCGATCTTTTTGTCGCAATCATGAAGGATCAAAATCTGGCGACGAAAATAGTTGGGGAAACAAAGCTGACAGGCGGAGGCGGTGCCAATGTCCTTCGCTGGAAAGATTTGGTTGAGAGAAATTTTGTCGATAAATTACCAGATAACACAGATTTGAGCTTTGCTTGGCGGGATATGCACAGCAGAGTTAAAAACGGCACAGCCCATCGGAAAATAGAAGGCAAAGGCACACAAGTGGATTGCGTGATTCCTAAAACAATAGCTGATATCAAAGAAAAGACTGAAAGTTTAAATTCAAATTATATTCAAAAGGTTATTTCAGCAGTTCTGGAAGATAGATGTAAATAG
- a CDS encoding ATP-dependent Clp protease ATP-binding subunit — MAYNFTTHAQNAINEAHSLARKNGNPELTPSHILYSIFFSDEEIVKMTFQHLGLKTQLFANEFKKIIESLPKVSGGAEPQTSSFLSSYLDEIEKIKKEFQDEFISVEHFLIAAPICKQTSVSNLFKKYNLDLDTLKKAVQSIRGNNKVTDQNPENKLGVLDKYARDLTKLAEENKLDPVIGRDSEVRRVIQILSRRTKNNPILIGEPGVGKTAIAEGLAQRIIRGDVPETLKNRKLLGLDISALVAGAKFRGEFEERLKAVLKAVQDASGKIILFIDEIHTMVKAGGGDGAMDAGNMLKPALARGELRCIGATTLDEYRIIEKDPALERRFQPVMVNPPSVEDTITILRGLKERYEIHHGIRIKDNALVAAATLSDRYIPDRFLPDKAIDLIDESSSRLKIQLDSVPEKIDTIERRISQYKIELVALSKETDSQALARKTDIENQLKELEIEAKKLHKKWQTAKGSVNEINLLKKEIEQARVKMEEYERHADYAHASEIKFGEMPKLQQRLRELTQNSLGNEENKQDELSVQLKEEVDAEDIAAVVSTWTGIPVNKLFAAERQRLLKLEDELRESVVGQDHALKAVANAIRLSRSGLKDPNKPMGSFLFLGPTGVGKTETAKALAKSLFDSEKAIIRIDMSEYMEQHSVSRLIGAPPGYVGFEDGGQLTEAIRRKPYSVVLFDEIEKAHPKVLNVMLQMLDDGRLTDGQGRTISFQNCIVIMTSNIGAHRILEEPANERNGEKLKQAVMQELLNHMRPELLNRIDETVIFNALGENVIEKIVSIQVARLSARLNSQQNMQLIVSEKLIKRVAQEGWEINFGARPLKRSLQELVEVPLSIELLDGKFSEGDTIMADESSDQKIVFHKR; from the coding sequence ATGGCTTACAATTTTACAACCCACGCTCAAAATGCAATCAATGAAGCCCATTCTCTTGCTCGCAAAAATGGAAATCCCGAACTCACCCCTTCACATATTCTCTACTCAATTTTTTTTAGTGATGAAGAAATCGTCAAAATGACCTTTCAACATCTTGGTCTTAAAACTCAACTTTTTGCCAATGAATTTAAAAAAATCATCGAAAGTTTACCTAAAGTTTCTGGTGGGGCAGAGCCACAAACAAGTTCTTTTTTATCTTCATATCTCGATGAAATTGAAAAAATTAAAAAAGAATTTCAAGATGAATTTATTTCAGTAGAACATTTTTTAATTGCAGCCCCAATTTGTAAACAGACTTCTGTATCAAACCTATTTAAAAAATATAATCTTGATTTAGACACGCTCAAAAAAGCAGTGCAAAGCATAAGAGGCAATAATAAAGTGACAGATCAAAATCCAGAAAATAAACTAGGTGTGCTTGATAAATACGCCCGGGATTTAACTAAACTTGCAGAAGAAAATAAACTCGATCCGGTTATTGGTCGTGACAGCGAAGTAAGACGGGTTATTCAAATATTATCACGTCGGACTAAGAATAATCCGATCTTAATTGGTGAACCTGGAGTCGGTAAAACCGCAATTGCCGAAGGACTTGCTCAACGCATTATTCGAGGCGACGTACCTGAAACCTTAAAAAATAGAAAACTTTTAGGCCTCGATATCTCAGCTTTGGTGGCAGGAGCCAAATTTCGTGGGGAATTCGAAGAAAGACTCAAAGCCGTTTTAAAAGCTGTCCAAGATGCCTCTGGCAAAATCATTTTGTTTATCGATGAAATCCATACCATGGTAAAAGCAGGAGGCGGTGATGGCGCCATGGATGCCGGCAATATGCTCAAACCTGCCCTTGCCCGCGGCGAGCTCCGTTGCATTGGTGCAACAACTCTTGATGAATATAGAATTATTGAAAAAGACCCTGCTTTAGAGCGACGTTTTCAGCCTGTCATGGTGAATCCCCCAAGTGTCGAAGACACGATCACAATATTGCGTGGGCTGAAAGAGCGTTATGAAATTCACCACGGAATTCGTATAAAAGACAATGCCTTAGTAGCTGCTGCGACCCTTTCCGATCGCTATATTCCGGATCGCTTTTTACCAGATAAAGCCATTGACTTAATTGACGAATCATCCAGTCGTCTCAAAATTCAACTCGATAGTGTACCCGAAAAGATTGACACTATTGAAAGACGCATTTCGCAATATAAAATTGAATTGGTTGCCCTTTCTAAAGAAACTGATTCTCAAGCTCTCGCACGCAAAACAGATATTGAAAATCAGCTAAAAGAGCTCGAAATTGAGGCGAAAAAACTGCATAAAAAATGGCAAACCGCCAAAGGCAGTGTGAATGAAATCAATCTGCTTAAAAAAGAAATCGAGCAGGCGCGCGTGAAAATGGAAGAATATGAACGCCACGCTGATTATGCTCATGCAAGCGAAATTAAGTTTGGTGAAATGCCTAAACTCCAACAGCGCCTGCGTGAACTCACTCAAAACTCCTTAGGTAACGAAGAAAACAAACAGGATGAGTTATCTGTCCAACTAAAAGAAGAAGTCGATGCCGAAGACATAGCAGCTGTTGTCTCGACATGGACAGGTATTCCTGTGAATAAATTATTTGCAGCAGAGCGCCAGCGCCTTCTAAAACTTGAAGATGAATTGCGTGAAAGTGTGGTTGGCCAAGATCATGCTTTGAAAGCTGTGGCTAATGCCATTCGCCTCAGTCGCAGTGGTTTAAAAGATCCAAATAAGCCTATGGGCTCCTTCCTCTTTTTAGGGCCAACGGGAGTAGGTAAAACTGAAACGGCAAAAGCTCTGGCAAAAAGCTTATTTGATTCCGAAAAAGCAATTATACGCATAGACATGTCAGAATATATGGAACAACATTCCGTTTCACGTTTAATCGGCGCGCCTCCTGGTTATGTCGGTTTTGAAGATGGTGGTCAGCTGACAGAAGCTATCCGCAGAAAACCTTATAGCGTTGTTTTATTTGATGAAATTGAAAAGGCACATCCCAAAGTCCTCAACGTCATGTTGCAAATGCTCGACGATGGACGCTTAACTGATGGACAAGGGCGTACGATCAGTTTTCAAAACTGCATTGTCATTATGACAAGCAATATTGGCGCACATCGGATACTTGAAGAACCTGCAAATGAGCGCAACGGTGAAAAATTAAAGCAAGCCGTTATGCAAGAGTTGCTCAATCATATGCGCCCAGAGTTGTTAAATCGTATCGATGAAACCGTTATATTCAACGCTCTCGGTGAAAATGTGATTGAGAAAATTGTCAGCATTCAAGTAGCACGTTTGAGTGCACGCTTAAATTCTCAACAAAATATGCAGCTGATTGTTTCAGAAAAATTAATCAAACGAGTTGCGCAAGAAGGCTGGGAAATTAACTTTGGTGCACGGCCTCTGAAAAGATCATTGCAAGAACTGGTGGAAGTTCCACTTTCCATTGAATTATTGGATGGAAAATTCAGCGAAGGCGACACGATTATGGCCGACGAAAGCAGTGATCAAAAAATTGTCTTTCACAAAAGATAA
- a CDS encoding MotA/TolQ/ExbB proton channel family protein encodes MNLTQEFLKFALATGPQWVMYLLIFCSIVNVAIIIDRILFFQKMKGDFSDFIRNLSDRLNSSEPLDKTSAWCSGQKMLEASVAAVGLERGMDNIKAAEESMHATMIAAKMRLEKGTVVLGTLGSNTPFIGLFGTIIGIIEAFHALSTAANPGPEVIMASISEALVATALGLLVAIPAVISYNFFNRAIKKKMANSDATARIVLTHIGTKR; translated from the coding sequence ATGAATCTCACTCAGGAATTTTTAAAATTTGCGCTTGCTACAGGTCCACAATGGGTTATGTATCTCTTAATTTTTTGTAGTATTGTTAATGTTGCAATTATTATTGATCGCATTTTATTTTTCCAAAAAATGAAGGGTGATTTTTCCGATTTCATTCGTAATTTATCGGATAGACTCAATTCTTCTGAACCACTCGATAAAACTTCCGCTTGGTGCTCAGGACAAAAAATGCTCGAAGCCAGTGTTGCGGCTGTCGGACTTGAACGTGGAATGGATAATATAAAAGCAGCTGAAGAGTCTATGCATGCAACTATGATAGCAGCTAAAATGCGTCTTGAAAAAGGTACAGTTGTTCTTGGCACACTTGGCAGCAACACGCCTTTTATTGGTTTATTTGGTACAATCATAGGAATTATTGAAGCATTTCATGCATTATCCACTGCCGCCAATCCGGGACCAGAAGTTATTATGGCTTCTATTTCTGAAGCTTTAGTTGCGACGGCTCTTGGACTTCTCGTCGCTATTCCTGCGGTTATTTCTTATAATTTCTTCAACCGAGCAATCAAAAAGAAAATGGCAAACAGCGATGCAACAGCTCGAATTGTTTTGACTCATATTGGCACTAAACGTTAG
- a CDS encoding aldo/keto reductase, which translates to MALLPGYATAINTKPSKNSLGRFFESRRRTLYKGGPSVTPVGFGSYRIGMSKGLGFPECGNALELALKKGLNLVDTSTNYGGGQSEMLIGKTLKKLIAQNIILRENIVVVSKVGYIQGSNIELAKAKELQGNGFKELSKFGEETWHCIHPEFILDQVERSRSRLGLETIDVYLLHNPEYMLKKFELDKMEHSEALALFYARIRESFLALENLVSEGKIRAYGISSNNLGAPEEEYASVSIKRMHEIALSISPDHNFKVVQMPMNWLEVSPAFYDVEEIGESTLSYAQKNNIGVMLNRPFNAMFNDGLIRLTRPQISQEDYEKLDEGMKKGLENWTQLSSDLERLAKEQLADVPGYDDATLSQFVVSTLAWVPGVTSVLCGIRKEKYVDDVEQALARPSLPRAREHLRGIYENLEFKS; encoded by the coding sequence ATGGCTTTACTCCCGGGATATGCAACTGCAATAAATACAAAACCTTCAAAAAACTCACTTGGAAGATTTTTTGAGTCGCGTAGAAGGACATTGTATAAGGGAGGTCCAAGCGTTACTCCTGTGGGTTTTGGCTCGTATCGCATTGGTATGTCGAAAGGCCTTGGTTTTCCAGAGTGTGGTAATGCACTTGAATTAGCTTTAAAAAAAGGCTTGAACTTGGTCGATACAAGCACCAATTACGGTGGTGGGCAATCCGAAATGCTCATTGGAAAAACCTTAAAAAAATTGATCGCACAAAATATAATTTTGCGTGAAAATATTGTTGTGGTTTCAAAAGTTGGATACATTCAAGGCAGCAATATTGAACTCGCAAAAGCAAAAGAATTACAAGGAAATGGTTTTAAAGAATTGAGTAAATTTGGGGAAGAAACTTGGCACTGCATACATCCTGAGTTTATTTTAGATCAAGTGGAACGTTCAAGAAGTCGTTTGGGTCTTGAAACAATTGATGTTTATTTATTGCACAATCCCGAATATATGTTGAAAAAATTTGAACTGGATAAAATGGAGCACTCAGAAGCGCTTGCTTTATTTTATGCGCGCATTCGTGAAAGTTTTCTTGCTCTCGAAAACTTAGTCAGTGAAGGCAAAATTCGTGCTTATGGGATCAGCTCCAACAATTTAGGCGCTCCCGAAGAAGAATATGCTTCTGTTTCAATCAAAAGAATGCATGAAATTGCTCTCTCTATTTCGCCAGATCATAATTTTAAAGTTGTACAAATGCCAATGAATTGGCTCGAAGTTTCCCCTGCATTTTATGATGTCGAAGAAATTGGCGAGTCAACTCTTTCCTACGCGCAGAAAAACAATATTGGTGTTATGCTGAATCGTCCATTTAATGCCATGTTTAATGATGGACTTATTCGTTTAACACGACCACAAATTTCACAAGAAGATTATGAAAAACTTGATGAAGGCATGAAAAAAGGTCTGGAAAACTGGACACAGCTCTCTTCCGATCTTGAGCGTCTTGCAAAAGAGCAACTAGCCGATGTTCCTGGCTACGATGATGCCACTCTTTCGCAATTTGTCGTTTCTACTCTTGCTTGGGTTCCTGGTGTAACGAGTGTATTGTGTGGAATTAGAAAAGAGAAATACGTGGATGATGTTGAGCAAGCTTTGGCACGGCCTTCCTTGCCAAGGGCGCGGGAGCATTTAAGAGGTATATACGAAAATTTGGAATTTAAGAGTTAA